A stretch of Myxococcus hansupus DNA encodes these proteins:
- a CDS encoding alpha/beta hydrolase family protein, whose amino-acid sequence MSSMWVLDTPAPDADARIAYGEQPHQFGDLRLPDGPGPHPVVVVVHGGFWRAKYGLEHAGHLCADLTQRGFATWSLEYRRVGHEGGGWPGTLEDVARGTDFLRTLAPSHALDLSRVVALGHSAGGHLVAWLGGRHKLRPGEALHQEAPLPLRGVVPLAGVVDLARAFGHRLGDGIVETFVGGTPSLVPERYRTASPAALQPLGVPQVLVHGTEDDTVPVSMSEDFCARGRALGDDVRCVTLPGAGHFEVIDPRSREWPHVVAAVQSLM is encoded by the coding sequence ATGAGCTCGATGTGGGTCCTGGATACACCCGCGCCCGATGCGGATGCGCGCATCGCGTATGGCGAGCAGCCTCACCAGTTCGGGGACTTGCGGCTGCCAGACGGCCCCGGCCCGCATCCGGTGGTGGTCGTCGTCCACGGCGGCTTCTGGCGCGCGAAGTACGGGCTGGAGCACGCCGGGCACCTGTGCGCGGACCTGACCCAGCGTGGCTTCGCGACGTGGAGCCTGGAGTACCGGCGCGTGGGGCATGAAGGCGGCGGCTGGCCCGGCACGCTGGAGGATGTCGCGCGGGGCACTGACTTCCTGCGCACGCTCGCGCCGTCACATGCGCTGGACCTCTCGCGGGTCGTGGCGCTCGGCCACTCGGCGGGTGGGCATCTGGTGGCGTGGCTGGGGGGACGGCACAAGCTGCGGCCCGGTGAGGCGCTTCACCAGGAGGCGCCGCTGCCCCTGCGCGGCGTGGTGCCGCTGGCGGGCGTCGTGGACCTCGCGCGCGCGTTCGGGCACCGCCTGGGGGACGGCATCGTGGAGACGTTCGTGGGCGGCACGCCGTCCTTGGTGCCTGAGCGCTACCGCACCGCCTCGCCAGCGGCGCTCCAGCCGCTCGGGGTGCCCCAGGTGCTCGTCCACGGCACGGAGGACGACACCGTGCCCGTGTCGATGAGCGAGGACTTCTGCGCGCGCGGCCGCGCGCTGGGGGATGACGTCCGCTGCGTCACCTTGCCAGGCGCGGGGCACTTCGAGGTCATCGACCCGCGCTCACGGGAATGGCCGCACGTCGTCGCCGCGGTGCAGTCGTTGATGTGA
- a CDS encoding SDR family oxidoreductase — translation MDFGLKGKRALVMGASAGLGYAIAEALVKEGATVAICSRGGEKLEQAAKKLGAALAVPCDLTQPGAAKSLVETVTEKLGGVDILVVNTGGPPAGGFESLTAEQWQLGFQSLWMAAVDGIQAVLPGMKERQWGRIVLVTSLAAREAMNNLTVSNGLRAGLLGLVKSVSNEVAQHGVTLNAVLPGYHATERMQQLGLTDEKVAPQIPARRLGRPEELAALTAFLASEQASYVTGQSIAVDGGAQRGF, via the coding sequence ATGGATTTCGGACTGAAGGGTAAGCGGGCGCTGGTGATGGGGGCCTCCGCGGGGCTGGGCTACGCCATCGCCGAGGCGCTGGTGAAGGAAGGCGCCACGGTGGCCATCTGCTCGCGCGGCGGCGAGAAGCTGGAGCAGGCCGCGAAGAAGCTCGGCGCGGCGCTCGCGGTGCCGTGTGACTTGACGCAGCCCGGGGCCGCGAAGTCGCTGGTGGAGACCGTCACGGAGAAGCTGGGCGGCGTGGACATCCTCGTGGTGAACACGGGCGGTCCGCCGGCGGGCGGCTTCGAGTCGCTGACGGCCGAGCAGTGGCAGCTCGGCTTCCAGAGCCTGTGGATGGCCGCGGTGGACGGCATCCAGGCGGTGCTCCCGGGGATGAAGGAGCGCCAGTGGGGCCGCATCGTCCTGGTGACGTCGCTGGCCGCTCGCGAGGCGATGAACAACCTGACCGTCTCCAACGGCCTGCGCGCGGGCCTGCTGGGGCTGGTGAAGTCGGTGAGCAACGAGGTGGCGCAGCACGGCGTCACGTTGAACGCGGTGCTGCCGGGCTACCACGCCACCGAGCGCATGCAGCAGCTCGGGCTGACGGACGAGAAGGTGGCGCCGCAGATTCCCGCGCGCCGGCTGGGCCGCCCGGAGGAGCTGGCCGCGCTCACCGCGTTCCTCGCCTCCGAGCAGGCGTCGTACGTCACCGGTCAGTCCATCGCGGTGGACGGCGGCGCGCAGCGCGGCTTCTGA
- a CDS encoding glutamine synthetase family protein has translation METKGLRTFLEIPYDELEERNLKVKEQRLKHIAPEKLREERIDYLTKERGIKAVTVCFTDLEGRLHMLDYDKKFLIKSADNLTFDGSSIRGFSAQQESDLRLNIDWGAFYWLPSDIFGPGKVLVFSEVLERDGTPYHADLRGKLKQITEAMYQKDGTVFHAAPEIEGFLFKGRDAERHYHEVGHFDFISIGGYYHSLPGDVLRTFIDKVAEAQRAMGFQNEKDHPEVAPSQFEINFSYSEAIVAADQIQLYKLLARQVAAQLDCTASFLPKPVTGVNGNGMHMNMSLSKGGKNLFYEKDGQDGLSAMGWEFIDRILNNANDICLTLNSSVNAYRRLDPHYEAPNQIKASANNRGAMVRIPFGNERSARVECRSVAPDANPYLVLYTLLRTGLEGPQPQEDAETKRSRTRFLPDNIFDAIRIFKSSQFVSSILGENVQSKFAELKTSTAERSPKQLGNRVKYSEIVFHHEVTNQYLWSQF, from the coding sequence ATGGAGACGAAGGGTCTGCGGACGTTCCTGGAGATTCCCTACGACGAGCTCGAGGAGCGCAACCTCAAGGTGAAGGAGCAGCGTCTCAAGCACATCGCGCCGGAGAAACTGCGCGAGGAGCGCATCGACTACCTCACCAAGGAACGCGGCATCAAAGCGGTCACCGTGTGCTTCACCGACCTCGAGGGTCGGCTGCACATGCTGGACTACGACAAGAAGTTCCTCATCAAGAGCGCCGACAACCTGACGTTCGATGGTTCGTCCATCCGGGGCTTCTCCGCGCAGCAGGAGAGCGACCTGCGGCTGAACATCGACTGGGGCGCCTTCTACTGGCTGCCCTCGGACATCTTCGGGCCGGGCAAGGTGCTGGTGTTCAGCGAGGTCCTGGAGCGTGACGGCACGCCGTACCACGCCGACCTGCGCGGCAAGCTCAAGCAGATCACCGAGGCCATGTACCAGAAGGACGGCACGGTGTTTCACGCGGCGCCCGAAATCGAGGGCTTCCTCTTCAAGGGCCGCGACGCCGAGCGGCACTACCACGAGGTCGGCCACTTCGACTTCATCTCCATCGGCGGCTACTACCACTCGCTGCCCGGCGACGTGCTGCGCACCTTCATCGACAAGGTGGCCGAGGCCCAGCGCGCCATGGGCTTCCAGAACGAGAAGGACCACCCCGAGGTGGCGCCCAGCCAGTTCGAGATCAACTTCTCGTACAGCGAGGCCATCGTCGCGGCCGACCAGATTCAGCTCTACAAGCTGCTCGCCCGTCAGGTGGCCGCGCAGTTGGACTGCACCGCCAGCTTCCTTCCGAAGCCGGTGACGGGCGTCAACGGCAACGGCATGCACATGAACATGTCGCTGTCCAAGGGCGGCAAGAATCTCTTCTACGAGAAGGACGGTCAGGACGGCCTCAGCGCGATGGGCTGGGAGTTCATCGACCGCATCCTCAACAACGCCAACGACATCTGCCTCACGCTCAACTCCAGCGTGAACGCGTACCGCCGCCTGGACCCGCACTACGAGGCGCCCAACCAGATCAAGGCCAGCGCCAACAACCGCGGCGCCATGGTGCGCATCCCCTTCGGCAACGAGCGCAGCGCGCGCGTCGAGTGCCGCTCGGTGGCGCCGGACGCCAACCCGTACCTGGTGCTCTACACCCTGCTGCGCACCGGCCTGGAGGGCCCGCAGCCGCAGGAGGACGCGGAGACCAAGCGCAGCCGCACCCGCTTCCTGCCGGACAACATCTTCGACGCCATCCGCATCTTCAAGAGCAGCCAGTTCGTGTCGTCCATCCTCGGTGAGAACGTGCAGAGCAAGTTCGCCGAGCTCAAGACGTCCACGGCCGAGCGCAGCCCCAAGCAGTTGGGCAACCGCGTGAAGTACTCGGAGATCGTGTTCCACCACGAGGTCACCAACCAGTACCTCTGGAGCCAGTTCTAG
- a CDS encoding amino acid permease has product MGPLQLLALGVNGIVGVGIFFAPAEVAALAPGGSAIAAFALTGLALIPVALAFAVLGRRFNADGGPVLFARAAFGERASFLVGWVAYVSAFLSTSAVVAGLSQAVAPSLGLEGALGQRVLASVLVTALAGVVASGIRVSAGTWTALTVFKLLPLAALLVAFLALSGPAPGASAVAVASPAVDVSWLRAGLTVMFAYQGFEIVPVIAGQVRSSSRAVPLATVGSLLLAVLLYVGLVWACVAALPDLASSATPLAAAAGVWGGPGLEGWVRAGTSVSALGICLGMMVTTPRYLSALASGEHTLLGLDGMSAGGVPLRALAVTWGLVLLFVNLGDLSELFALSSIAVLMQYGVTAAALATLSWRRERGLRPLHALLAVPTLGLGLTLVAFGASVREGVTTVLTTVAGLVLLRLSRPRASEPSAALRGEPL; this is encoded by the coding sequence GTGGGGCCGCTCCAGCTCCTCGCGCTTGGCGTCAACGGCATCGTCGGCGTGGGCATCTTCTTCGCCCCGGCGGAGGTCGCCGCGCTGGCACCGGGGGGCAGTGCCATCGCCGCCTTCGCGCTGACAGGGCTCGCGCTGATACCGGTGGCGCTGGCCTTCGCGGTGCTCGGCCGCCGCTTCAATGCGGACGGCGGGCCCGTGCTCTTCGCGCGCGCGGCGTTTGGCGAGCGGGCGTCCTTCCTGGTGGGCTGGGTCGCCTACGTCAGCGCGTTCCTGAGCACGTCCGCGGTGGTGGCGGGCCTCTCCCAGGCGGTGGCGCCCTCCCTGGGCCTGGAAGGGGCCCTGGGGCAGCGCGTGCTCGCGTCCGTCCTCGTCACGGCGCTGGCGGGCGTGGTGGCGTCCGGCATCCGCGTGTCGGCGGGCACGTGGACGGCGCTCACCGTCTTCAAGCTGCTGCCGCTGGCCGCGCTGCTGGTGGCCTTCCTGGCGCTGTCGGGACCAGCTCCAGGCGCGTCGGCGGTGGCGGTCGCGAGCCCGGCCGTGGACGTGTCGTGGCTGCGCGCGGGGCTGACGGTGATGTTCGCGTATCAGGGCTTCGAAATCGTCCCGGTCATCGCGGGGCAGGTGCGCTCGTCCTCGCGCGCGGTGCCCCTGGCCACGGTGGGCTCGTTGCTGCTGGCGGTGCTGTTGTACGTGGGCCTGGTGTGGGCCTGCGTGGCGGCGCTGCCGGACCTGGCCTCCTCCGCCACGCCGCTGGCCGCCGCGGCGGGGGTGTGGGGCGGGCCCGGGCTCGAAGGGTGGGTGCGGGCGGGCACCAGCGTGTCCGCGCTGGGCATCTGCCTGGGGATGATGGTGACCACGCCGCGTTACCTGTCCGCGCTGGCGTCGGGCGAGCACACGCTGCTGGGGCTCGACGGCATGTCCGCTGGGGGCGTGCCCTTGCGTGCCCTGGCCGTCACCTGGGGCCTGGTGCTGCTCTTCGTCAACCTGGGTGATTTGTCGGAGCTGTTCGCGCTCTCCAGCATCGCGGTGCTGATGCAGTACGGCGTCACGGCCGCCGCGCTGGCCACGCTGTCCTGGCGGCGCGAGCGAGGCCTGCGTCCGCTGCACGCGCTGCTGGCGGTGCCCACGCTGGGGCTGGGCCTGACGCTGGTGGCCTTCGGTGCCAGCGTGAGGGAAGGCGTCACCACGGTGCTCACCACCGTCGCGGGGCTGGTACTGCTGCGGCTGTCGAGGCCCCGCGCCTCGGAGCCGTCAGCGGCGCTGCGCGGCGAGCCCCTGTAA
- a CDS encoding sigma 54-interacting transcriptional regulator, with protein MATSQPSARDTRPLGSAPESTDTGTSYLLVLEGDSTSRFSLPTEGVVLVGRDEKADLCLRDDSVSRRHARLVLTEEGVRLVDLGSHNGTTLNGRPVDTAQPLLSGDVVSFGAVVAVVRTRARSAPANAPLQAEPLMARLREEADRALRYGRPLTALVLALPEQNCLGREAAEALLAAEAGPAEAAGWLDGSHLLWMMPEVSGEQGEDGLGERVGALLAACPQGRLGIATCPSDGCDAESLVAAARSAARTAVSGAWAPAAEGITRLTLADRTVLVADPAMAQLYTLLRRLAASELPVLVCGETGVGKENAAFAVHHWSPRSDKPFIAINCAALPEGLVESELFGHERGAFTGANTTRVGLLESAQGGTVFLDEVGELPASAQAKLLRALEVRRITRVGDVRERTIDLRVVAATHRDLEAEVRAGRFREDLYFRLGAATVLLPPLRERPREVPLLARDFLARACQSLGRAEMELSAGTLYALSRHAWPGNVRELRNLMDYAAAAVPENVVEPRHLPARMQPRGAGTPTQPLSQDLGAPAAPAEPVVPQKTRVPLAQEIRDLERRRMQEALDEAEGVQTRAAAMIGMPIRTFSFKLKQLGLPSRTSRKGPSIG; from the coding sequence ATGGCCACTTCACAGCCCAGCGCTCGCGACACGCGCCCTCTTGGGAGCGCGCCGGAATCGACAGACACCGGCACCTCGTATCTCCTGGTGTTGGAGGGGGACTCGACGTCGCGATTTTCCCTCCCCACCGAAGGCGTGGTGCTGGTGGGCCGCGACGAGAAGGCGGACCTGTGCCTGCGTGACGACAGCGTTTCACGCCGCCATGCGCGTCTGGTGTTGACGGAGGAAGGTGTGCGCCTGGTGGACCTGGGCAGCCACAATGGCACCACGCTCAACGGCCGTCCCGTGGACACCGCCCAACCCCTGCTGTCGGGTGACGTGGTGTCCTTTGGCGCCGTGGTCGCGGTGGTGCGCACGCGCGCACGCTCCGCTCCCGCGAATGCCCCGCTCCAGGCGGAGCCGCTGATGGCGCGGCTGCGAGAGGAGGCCGACCGCGCCTTGCGCTATGGCCGACCCCTCACCGCGCTGGTGCTCGCGCTCCCGGAGCAGAACTGCTTGGGGAGGGAGGCCGCGGAGGCGCTGCTGGCCGCGGAGGCGGGCCCGGCGGAGGCCGCGGGGTGGCTGGACGGCTCGCACCTGCTGTGGATGATGCCCGAGGTCTCCGGCGAGCAGGGCGAGGACGGCCTGGGCGAGCGCGTGGGTGCGCTGCTCGCCGCCTGTCCCCAGGGGCGCCTGGGCATCGCGACCTGTCCTTCGGACGGATGCGACGCGGAGTCCCTGGTGGCGGCGGCGCGTTCGGCGGCCCGGACCGCGGTGTCCGGCGCCTGGGCTCCCGCGGCCGAAGGCATCACCCGCCTGACGTTGGCGGACCGCACCGTGCTGGTCGCGGACCCCGCCATGGCGCAGCTCTACACCCTGCTGCGCAGGCTGGCGGCCAGCGAGCTGCCCGTGCTGGTCTGCGGGGAAACGGGCGTGGGCAAGGAGAACGCGGCCTTCGCCGTACACCACTGGTCTCCTCGCTCGGACAAGCCGTTCATCGCCATCAACTGCGCCGCGCTGCCGGAAGGGCTGGTGGAGAGCGAGCTGTTCGGCCACGAGCGCGGCGCCTTCACGGGCGCCAACACCACGCGCGTGGGCCTGCTGGAGAGCGCCCAGGGCGGCACCGTCTTCCTGGACGAAGTCGGGGAGCTGCCCGCCTCCGCGCAGGCCAAGCTGCTGCGGGCGCTGGAGGTTCGCCGCATCACCCGCGTGGGTGACGTGCGCGAGCGGACCATCGACCTCCGCGTGGTGGCCGCCACGCACCGGGACTTGGAGGCGGAAGTCCGCGCGGGGCGGTTCCGGGAGGATTTGTACTTCCGGCTCGGCGCGGCGACGGTGCTGCTGCCGCCGCTGCGGGAGCGCCCGCGGGAGGTGCCGCTGCTGGCGCGCGACTTCCTGGCCCGCGCCTGCCAGTCGCTCGGCCGAGCGGAGATGGAGCTGTCCGCGGGCACGCTGTACGCGCTGTCCCGCCATGCGTGGCCCGGCAACGTGCGCGAGCTGCGCAACCTGATGGACTACGCGGCGGCGGCCGTGCCGGAGAACGTGGTGGAGCCGCGCCACCTTCCCGCGCGCATGCAACCTCGCGGCGCTGGCACGCCCACGCAGCCGCTGTCACAGGACCTGGGGGCGCCTGCCGCACCGGCCGAGCCCGTGGTGCCGCAGAAGACGCGGGTTCCCCTGGCGCAGGAGATACGCGACCTGGAGCGCCGCCGCATGCAGGAGGCGCTCGATGAAGCCGAGGGGGTCCAGACTCGCGCGGCGGCGATGATTGGCATGCCCATCCGGACCTTCTCGTTCAAGTTGAAGCAGCTTGGACTGCCGTCCCGCACCTCTCGCAAAGGGCCGTCCATCGGATGA
- a CDS encoding FAD-dependent oxidoreductase, whose product MSEPLKDTVTVVGAGLVGSLLSLYLARRGHTVELLERRADMRRETVDAGRSINLAISTRGLHALRQLGLEDEALKHAIPMRGRMIHPPQGALVYQPYGKDDSQHINSLSRAWLNAFLMTAAEATGKVNIRFKQRVTQLDLGPGALTVHDDATGQVRQETGRVVFGTDGSASAVRQALEKLPGYTGTQEQLGHGYKELTIPPGPGGTFQMEKHALHIWPRGTYMLIALPNEDGSFTCTLFLPWQGPVSFASLDTPERLSAFFDAQFPDAKALIPDLMEAFFSRPTGSMVTVKGAPWRAGGLTLLLGDAAHAIVPFFGQGMNCGFEDCVVLDTLLERGGSWENVFTEFERLRKTNADAIADMAVENFVEMRDSTGDPRFQLRKAVEKVLLNAFPGEFVSRYSLVSFSRVPYRLAYQVGALTDGIVSELTEGLARAEDVDLKRAAELIQSRLAPFLKEHADGFRTEG is encoded by the coding sequence GTGAGTGAGCCGCTCAAGGACACCGTCACCGTGGTGGGCGCGGGCCTGGTGGGCTCGCTGCTCTCCCTCTACCTGGCGCGCCGGGGCCACACCGTGGAGCTGCTGGAGCGGCGCGCGGACATGCGGCGTGAAACCGTGGACGCGGGCCGCTCCATCAACCTGGCCATCTCCACGCGCGGGCTGCACGCGCTGCGGCAGTTGGGCCTGGAGGACGAGGCGCTGAAGCACGCCATCCCCATGCGCGGGCGGATGATTCACCCGCCGCAGGGCGCGCTTGTCTACCAGCCCTACGGCAAGGACGACTCGCAGCACATCAACTCGCTGTCGCGCGCGTGGCTGAACGCGTTCCTGATGACGGCGGCAGAGGCCACCGGCAAGGTGAACATCCGCTTCAAGCAGCGGGTGACGCAGTTGGACCTGGGCCCGGGCGCCCTCACGGTGCACGACGACGCCACCGGACAGGTCCGGCAGGAGACGGGCCGCGTGGTGTTCGGCACGGACGGCTCCGCCTCCGCGGTGCGGCAGGCGCTGGAGAAGCTGCCGGGCTACACGGGCACGCAGGAGCAGCTCGGCCATGGGTACAAGGAGCTGACGATTCCGCCGGGTCCGGGCGGCACGTTCCAGATGGAGAAGCACGCGCTCCACATCTGGCCGCGCGGCACGTACATGCTCATCGCGCTGCCCAACGAGGACGGCAGCTTCACCTGCACGCTGTTCCTGCCGTGGCAGGGGCCGGTGAGCTTCGCCTCGCTGGACACGCCCGAGCGGCTGTCCGCGTTCTTCGACGCGCAGTTCCCGGACGCGAAGGCGCTCATCCCGGATTTGATGGAGGCGTTCTTCTCGCGCCCCACCGGCAGCATGGTGACGGTGAAGGGAGCGCCCTGGCGCGCCGGCGGGCTGACGCTGCTGCTGGGCGACGCGGCGCACGCCATCGTCCCCTTCTTCGGTCAGGGGATGAACTGCGGCTTCGAGGACTGCGTCGTCCTGGACACGCTGCTGGAGCGCGGCGGCTCGTGGGAGAACGTGTTCACGGAGTTCGAACGTCTGCGCAAGACGAACGCGGACGCCATCGCCGACATGGCGGTGGAGAACTTCGTGGAGATGCGCGACAGCACCGGTGACCCGCGCTTCCAGTTGCGCAAGGCCGTGGAGAAGGTGCTGCTCAACGCCTTCCCGGGCGAGTTCGTCAGCCGCTACTCGCTGGTGAGCTTCAGCCGGGTGCCGTACCGGCTGGCCTACCAGGTCGGCGCGCTGACGGACGGCATCGTCTCCGAGCTGACCGAGGGGCTGGCGAGGGCGGAGGACGTGGACCTGAAGCGCGCGGCGGAGCTCATCCAGAGCCGGCTGGCGCCATTCCTGAAGGAGCACGCGGATGGATTTCGGACTGAAGGGTAA